From the genome of Tripterygium wilfordii isolate XIE 37 chromosome 6, ASM1340144v1, whole genome shotgun sequence:
TTCCATATACACGCACACTGCTCTGCTTCTTCTTCGTTTTCTCCATCTCTTCTTCAGTCAAATTCAATCCCACCCATCGATACCAAAACCCAAATCACACTCATTTATATCAGCTTCTCTACTCATCTAAACAAAAGCCATTTCTTAGATCCACTTCTTCCCTCGTAGATCCGTGGATACGACGCACTCTGCCACTAATGGAGCCCTGTTTCTTCAACACTATCAAATCGCAGCCAAGTTGGGTTCTTTTTCTATTCACTTTGGGATGCTTTTCGATTTTGAAATTCTCTCTCGCGGTTCTCAGATGGGTATACGTTAGTTTCCTCAGACCTGGAAAGAATCTTAAGAAATACGGGTCGTGGGCTCTGGTCACGGGTCCGACCGACGGTATTGGGAAGAGTTTCGCGTTTGAGTTGGGTCGTAAAGGGCTTAACCTGGTCTTGGTGGGTCGGAATCCGGATAAATTGAAAGATGTCTCGGATTCAATCAAGGCTAAATACGGTAAGATTGAAACCAAGAATGTTGTTGTCGATTTCAGTGGGGATCTTGACGAGGGTGTGAAAAGGATTGGAGAAGCAATTGACGGATTGGATGTTGGGGTTTTGATTAACAATGTTGGGATTTCGTATCCGTACGCGAGGTTCTTCCACGAAGTGGATGAGCAGCTTCTGAGGAATTTGATTAAAGTCAATGTTGAAGGGACTACGAAGGTTACGCAGGCTCTTTTGCCTGGGATGTTGAAGAGGAAGAAAGGCGCAATCGTGAATATCGGGTCGGGTGCGGCCATCGTGATTCCTTCGGATCCTCTTTACGCCGTTTATGCTGCTACAAAAGCGTAAATACTTGCTTGTGTCTCACTTGCTTTGTGTTTTACTCCTTGTTCTTTATCTAGCTCtgaatttttcttcttgttttcaggTATATTGATCAATTCTCTAGGTCTCTTTATGTTGAGTACAAGGATAGAGGGATCGATGTGCAGTGTCAGGTATTGTTTATGGATTTAAGATTACTCTTGTTTCTTACTTCCTCATCTAATGCATTTAGTTATACTTTTCTAGCAATAGTGAGTGGATTCTTTCTGCTTGAAACAAAAACATATTCCTCTATTCCCTCTTTATTGGCCTTCTTTACAGTTACTTATTACAAAAATATCACCTTTTAATTTACTTTTATGAATTTATGTATTTGAATTTAGATTAGGACAATGAATTGTAGATTCATGAAGGGGAACTAGTCAATCCTGTATTTGCTGTTTGTTGGTAGTTTCAAAAGAGTTCTTAGAGGTTTTGATCGTGTTAATTTAGTGAAATTGCATTAGAGAAAGGAAATCACTTATTTATTGTTGCAAAAACCATGagaaccaaaaaaatatatgatggAGTCAAATATAGGGTTGATGGCCTTTCCTCTTTGCATTCTCAATCCTCATCATTACTTGTTGCTAGAGTCACAGGCGGAAAACAACAACTCTGGAGCCAAGTCCGGATTATTGTTCTTTCCCTATAAGTTTTCTATCGTCTGAGTTTTTATCATCACTGTAGGGCACCCAAGTTGTAGAAACTAACCTTGTTAAGTAACTCTAACCCATTTGAATGCTGATCATAGCAGAAGAAAAGATCTTTTGGATTGTGTTAGAAAGTTAGGCCTTTATCAGTGAATGCAGAAAGACTTTGGCTTGAATGATTCCCAATTTTTTGCAATAGCTGCTTAGATATTGAGGTAAATTATATTACCTCGATGTCCTTTTCCCAATGTCATATTCAAAGAGGACCATAGTGTTCAGGACCATATCTTTCACCTCTTTAAGAAACTAATATACAAACTATTAAGCTTATTAGTATGAATTTTTATCTATCATAACTCGATGTCCCTCCCTTTATGTAAAAATTTCCCCCTTCTCTTTTCCGGGAAATAATGTTTTTATTATATACTAAAGGTAGTTGTCATACCGAGATTTGGTTGTTACTCTGATAGTGATCCCTAATTATAGATCATATGAATTCTATTTGTCAAGTAAGTTGAATAACTTTGTAACCTTATTTGTTAGCATACCAGTATTCATCTTTGCTATCGATTGTGGTGACTACAAAATGAATGCCTGAGTAGACTCCAGTCACTCCACATTAAACTTATGATTCAGTTATTCCCTGGATATTACGTGAATAGTATTTTCGGCCTTCACATGGTTTGCAGTCATGTCAAACTTGCTGCCGTAGCAGTTGTAGAACTTCTTACTTCTTAGTTCTTATCATGTCCTTACTGCACGTCTTTGATCTGATAGTAATCCCAATCTGATATATTCAGGCATTGATTTTCCCTTGCTTGGTTTTCAATGGACAGGTTCCTTTGTATGTGGCAACAAAGATGGCATCAATCAAGAGATCGTCCTTCTTCGTGCCATCAACAGATGGTTATGCTCGAGCAGCAATGCGCTGGATAGGATACGATCCCCGCTGCACTCCATACTGGCCTCATTCCCTCCTCTGGGGTTTGGCACATTCATTGCCAGAGTTTGTTATCGATGCATGGCGTCTAAGGTTTTGCCTTGGAATCAGAAAGAGAGGGCAGCTTAAAGATTCAAGGAAGAAGGAGTAGACAGTATTCTGTAACTGCagtatttagtatttatataCCCTTGTTCTTTCAAATTACCTTTTATGCATCTAAGCTTAGTGGTTTGTCTTAATCGTCAGGCATCgttcttatatttatttttattttgcaaccTAAATTGTTCTTGAGCAATTCAGCGAACGGACACTTGTTTCCTCGATGTTCAATAGTCGCTTTTATCTTTCTTGGACATCACTCTGAGGCCTATATTTTGTTATAATCATCTGGCTTCTTCCTGAGCAATTTGGAGAATGACTCCATGATTATGGTTGAGAGGAGGGTTCGTGGTGATCGGGGAGGTGAGTGTTGGGGATGGTACTAATAGAAAAAACCTGTATATTTCTATTGAAACCCTCTCGAATCCTTCTCTCACTAACCACCGCGAACCTTCCTCCTAAGTATAGTCAGTCTAAATTTTGTGGGAaagcttttgttgtttttacttTCTACCTCGAATTTCCTACAGTGTTTTATTCTTTCTTGGACATCACTTTGAGGCCGCTTTCTCTGGAAAATTTAGACCAAATGACAAACCATTCGAATCTAAGGGGGAGCAAGTAGGATTGTCCGAAAAAATCTTGCTAAACCGAATTACTATTTGGTTGATTGTTATCAAATGTATGTTAGTGAGAATCAAATGAAAAGCcgaaaaaatcaaccaaatcaTCAATAATTTATGGAATGGTCCgtaaaatttatgtaaaaaaaggACACGTAGAAGCAAGCTTCAACGTGGAGGAGAGTGATGTACATGAAATTGTGGTGCAATTGGGTCCTGTAATGGGCTGGGCTATCCGTAGATTCAATTGCTGTTAGGCAATCCTAAAGGATGAGCCCAGGCCCATACGGGTGAGGGTTGTCGGAAAACCTCGTCGTTTCGACTATTCTGTCACATAAACATAAGCCGCCACACCACATACATATAAAACCCCTACACACCGAGCTTTCTTCCCTCAGAGACCGAGCGACTCGCAGTTTCTCTCATCAACTCGCGTTCTGAAACTTCTTCGACTGCTTGTTTAGTTCTCTCGCTCACTGAGTGAGTAATTCAATGGCGACGGGACCGAGTTCCGCCGCGGAATCCGATTCCTCGACAACTCACAATTCGGTGTTTATAGACACCAGTCTAAACACACATTTGGCCATGATCTTCTCCCAGAACGAAACCGTCTCCGACCTCAAGAGTAATTTGCATAATCTCATTTTATACCTTCTGAAGATATCTGtccttattattatttttaatcgTGAAACTTGAGTATTtcgtgttttgtttttgttctttctagTTCCATTGTAAGTTTTTTCGAACTTGTATATAATTTTTGATTCGTCACAGAAAAGGAAACATAAAATTAGCGACTATCTAACAAAAAGCAGAATCCCCAGTCCCTAGAGAGCAGAGCCATTGGTCTCTGTGCTGTGCAGGTGGAGGAGTAATTTATACAGCTTTGGAGATGATATATTTCCTCAGAGATTCAGCACTTCACTCACTGTCAACCATTTGCCTCAACTTGAGGCCTTAAAAGAATGAACTCTTAATCAAATTCGAGTAATACTTTCAATGAATGTATTGTTATTTGTTAGTGACTTAGTGTTTGAGTACTTTATTGTTTggggtttattgttcttattgaAAGCTGCTTATAAAAGTTTGTTCTACAATTTCGATGATAGTTTGTTGCAAAACCCTAGCTTTTAAAGCATACCCTTACCTGAAAATTAGGAAAAGTAGCATTTCATCCTCCTGGTAAAAATTTTACATAACACCATTCCCCTTGAGAACTAGGAGAAACGCCTTAAAATTTACAAGGTCAAATTCATTCATGGAATGAGCCTTTATAAGTTGCTTCTACAAGCAGTTTCAATAAGCACAAGCAATGTCAAGCTATGCCTTTGGTTGTTCACTCCAATTTTTCCTATTTGGCAATTGCCAAAAGCTTCTATGCCTTTTGTTCCCATTAGTGATGACTCTGCTATTGCTGGTGAGATATGTTTTCCTACACTCATTGAGAATCATGAAGCATCTCAAAATTTTGGGGTTTAAGCAGGGCTAGTTTGTGTATATACACCATGCATTTAGGGTTGGCTGGTGAATATAGGCCCTTATTTTCACATCAAATAGCTGCTATAGTTTGACATGTTTAATCTGCGCCGTACAAGCTCTTTATCGTATATTATGTTTGCATGTTTTGCATTAATTTTGAAGAGGTCAATAATGAAttcccattttttttaatcaaaaaagTCATAAACTATGGTCTGCAAATATTAACAAGTCTCCTATAGTGTATAACTTTCTCTCGTTAATGATGTCTTTATGATATTGACCTTGCAGAGAGAATACTGTATGAACACCCACTCTGCTTTCCTAGCATAGGGGATATAAAGATCGTAGCAATAAAGGTATGTGACATTGTGACTTCATCTAgaagtttaaagtttaaacctgTTCTTCTTCCTTTATGGTTATGTCCATCGTTGACAATATTCTGTAAACATCTTAGGTAAAACGCAGGGGGCATTTTTATCATCTATCTGATTCCATGTTTGTGAAAAGTGCTTTTGTGGGTATCAACAAAAATTGGTTTCTTTATGTCGATGCTTCTAGCGTAGAGGGCCCCAGTGAAAACCAGCATTCCATGTGTCCTGATTCTAGTGCTGCTTGTATTGGCGTTATGAATAAATCTTTGGCCGATGGGAATAACATTCTGGTTGATGGTCTTCTTAAAAGGTGTGCCAATCCAGATGATTTATTACTGCCACAACTTGATAGCAATCGACATGTGAAACAGAAAGTAGGTACTAGTGAGTCTCGTGGGAAAGTCCCAAAAGGTGTGGGGGCAGCAGCTGCGCCTATTGTTGATAGTCAGAGCAAAATTTCCTCTGTCAACAACATTAGGTCAGATCCCAATAAACCAGAGAAATGCCTTCAATTTTGTGAGGAAAAGGAAATTCCAGAATCACAAACTGGATGCCAGAATGAAGACATCAGGAATGAGGTTAACGCGGAGCATAGCAATAGAGCACTGGAAAGTGTTTCAAAAACTGGAACTTCTGCAAATAGAAATTGTAGAGTGAGAAAGAAAATTGACAGTCTGCTTCATGACCATGCTCCAAAGGAGAGTAATGCTTCTGCTTCCACATCCTATGATAACGCATCACATCAAGAGGTTGTCATCACAGAAAATCCCTTAGGCAACAAAGGTAGAGACGTTTCATATGGAATGCAGATTGAGAAAGATATTGCTGATGGACAATGCATGAGTTTTTCTTCTGAAACCAGTAAGACTTTGGGTACTCCAAACGAAAAGACTAATGTTCTATGTGAGGTTGTCGTCAATGAGCAAAGTAATAATTCATTGGAAGATGCATCTCACTCTACTGCTGTTGCAAAGAGAAGTCGTAAAAGTAAGAAGAAAAAGGTTGATGAAGATTCTCTCGACAAAAACAGAGCTTTGTTTTCTGATCCTAATGAAGGGGTAGTTGCACCAGGAGATGAACAACACAGGAAATCATTTGATGATACGCTGGAATCTAGACCCAGTTTGGTCAAAAAACATGATGAAAATAAAGAAAGCACTGTAGATCCTTCATCTGAGAAAGATGACAGACGAGACAAGGGGGTCGCGGTGGAAACCAATCCCAACAATTTGAGTAGAAAATCCGAACAACGTGGACAGGGTGCAATGACTTCTGAAACTTCTACGGCCCTTAGAAAGAAGAGGAAACATGATTTTGTCCAGGAAGTTAGTGAAGTGTTTCGATCACCAGGTGAGTCCCATTCCTATCAATCTGCTTTAACGTTAAATAAGTCGATAATATTTATtctactttaatgctttggtgTTCTAGTAGCAATCTTCTTGAGGCTATATGTATTGCGTCCTTGTAAGCTTGGTGCACCTCtgtcaattgattattttagttTCTACTTTTTAATGCGTTGATTGGAAGGTAGATGGAAAATATGGTTGAGACAAGTAGATATTTGCTACTTACGTAAAAGATCTTTTCTGTAGGTGCTGATGTTGGCAATGTGAAAAGCAAACAAGGTGCATCTGATCTAACCATTGCAGCTGCAGTTGGgagaattgaaaattcaaaagaTCATCAGAAGCCAGATGATCCCAAGAAAGACGCTGCAGTTTCTAGCGCTGGGGGTGAGAACATCGTTCCTAATGGTCATCAAGAATGCAGAACTAGTAGCATTCATAGAATTGAAGAGCAAATAGAACCATTGCAGAACAATGATGGTAAAGCAGTGCTATCTGAGAAGGTGGAAGCAACTTCGGGGGCTGAAGAAGTCAGGAACACTGAAGAAGTAGTCTTTACTTCCAAATCTTTTAATGTAAAGAAAACCGTAGTTCCTGGTAaatcttcaaagaaaaaaagaaattctaGAGCAGACAAAGATTCAGTTGGTGGATCTCTACTCACATCAGGCACAGAGCATCTTAAAGGCTCCCCGAGTGGCATTTCATTAATTGATCCTCATCAAGCTGTGATTGCGGATCATTCTAGTAAGAAAGCTAAGGAAAACGAAAATAATGTGCCCCCAATAGTGGCTCAAAAAGTACCAGAAAAGAAATCTTTGAGTACTGCTGATTTGGCTACTGATAGTGGAATTGATGATGTAATTAAAAGTGTGGTGGAGTCTGTGCAGCAAGTAAATGAGCACCAGGTAAATGCAGAAATTCTGGGcaagaaattaagaaagaagAGTAAG
Proteins encoded in this window:
- the LOC119999614 gene encoding very-long-chain 3-oxoacyl-CoA reductase 1-like, translated to MEPCFFNTIKSQPSWVLFLFTLGCFSILKFSLAVLRWVYVSFLRPGKNLKKYGSWALVTGPTDGIGKSFAFELGRKGLNLVLVGRNPDKLKDVSDSIKAKYGKIETKNVVVDFSGDLDEGVKRIGEAIDGLDVGVLINNVGISYPYARFFHEVDEQLLRNLIKVNVEGTTKVTQALLPGMLKRKKGAIVNIGSGAAIVIPSDPLYAVYAATKAYIDQFSRSLYVEYKDRGIDVQCQVPLYVATKMASIKRSSFFVPSTDGYARAAMRWIGYDPRCTPYWPHSLLWGLAHSLPEFVIDAWRLRFCLGIRKRGQLKDSRKKE
- the LOC119999613 gene encoding uncharacterized protein LOC119999613 isoform X3, whose product is MATGPSSAAESDSSTTHNSVFIDTSLNTHLAMIFSQNETVSDLKKRILYEHPLCFPSIGDIKIVAIKVKRRGHFYHLSDSMFVKSAFVGINKNWFLYVDASSVEGPSENQHSMCPDSSAACIGVMNKSLADGNNILVDGLLKRCANPDDLLLPQLDSNRHVKQKVGTSESRGKVPKGVGAAAAPIVDSQSKISSVNNIRSDPNKPEKCLQFCEEKEIPESQTGCQNEDIRNEVNAEHSNRALESVSKTGTSANRNCRVRKKIDSLLHDHAPKESNASASTSYDNASHQEVVITENPLGNKGRDVSYGMQIEKDIADGQCMSFSSETSKTLGTPNEKTNVLCEVVVNEQSNNSLEDASHSTAVAKRSRKSKKKKVDEDSLDKNRALFSDPNEGVVAPGDEQHRKSFDDTLESRPSLVKKHDENKESTVDPSSEKDDRRDKGVAVETNPNNLSRKSEQRGQGAMTSETSTALRKKRKHDFVQEVSEVFRSPGADVGNVKSKQGASDLTIAAAVGRIENSKDHQKPDDPKKDAAVSSAGGENIVPNGHQECRTSSIHRIEEQIEPLQNNDGKAVLSEKVEATSGAEEVRNTEEVVFTSKSFNVKKTVVPGKSSKKKRNSRADKDSVGGSLLTSGTEHLKGSPSGISLIDPHQAVIADHSSKKAKENENNVPPIVAQKVPEKKSLSTADLATDSGIDDVIKSVVESVQQVNEHQVNAEILGKKLRKKSKKKRSNAKDLIEFQTDVEDFDNERPAPSTDCQSSMKLNGKQRNGLRTPAGNSGTILPQESSFKAENAKGIAIRSEQKSLLATSGTIFKDDSVGSSDNKGGGQDSDSSTKTPSDNSASDGESNANVNSPLIAHADACNGESQQGMTELVTASAVGRMGNAKDHHLPNNLKEDIEVTGGGVEHVIINNREECRTNETRGVERERDLLLNNDRKAVTSETSEPSCSAKEDMNTKDVVLPHKSLYVNENVDPEKSSKKNRRYSKNEDLVGGAQPNTEEAVVVTSKSLDANETVDLRKSSRKKKKTRTTGDLVSRTPLASNAENVDDSVTDKDTGDEIRSVVESVKQISKNHVSSENLDEKSGKKSKKKRKSSEKRFPEYQEENENVGPRGSMPSTNVAKPTDLVETGSMNQLNGSNVEYDTYMNAVIVKGSQVSLHSLEDNNKDKPLQAVVDGDPANNSCAHEATSEVFVGKVPKAKGENKLKSKKNKNKLDTHSNGPSPDSQGSLKVNGKQLKTQAGNSGITLSHGSSLKDAYDKLPLHVKNKSPEKSGKNDARELPSKKSDKLNYIPEEVKKPAVVNASRTSSYSVKKGGSQAVSTSSLKHSKMITARTRRDNGGEPPADRHVALRKDSSNRVGHIVNSSEHKKSLLATSGGIFQDDTDSSSEGGGHDSDGSTRTPSDNSSTGYSVSDDEINSNQALRGRNEDSGKIIKPLVVVFNRRAW
- the LOC119999613 gene encoding uncharacterized protein LOC119999613 isoform X4, whose translation is MATGPSSAAESDSSTTHNSVFIDTSLNTHLAMIFSQNETVSDLKKRILYEHPLCFPSIGDIKIVAIKVKRRGHFYHLSDSMFVKSAFVGINKNWFLYVDASSVEGPSENQHSMCPDSSAACIGVMNKSLADGNNILVDGLLKRCANPDDLLLPQLDSNRHVKQKVGTSESRGKVPKGVGAAAAPIVDSQSKISSVNNIRSDPNKPEKCLQFCEEKEIPESQTGCQNEDIRNEVNAEHSNRALESVSKTGTSANRNCRVRKKIDSLLHDHAPKESNASASTSYDNASHQEVVITENPLGNKGRDVSYGMQIEKDIADGQCMSFSSETSKTLGTPNEKTNVLCEVVVNEQSNNSLEDASHSTAVAKRSRKSKKKKVDEDSLDKNRALFSDPNEGVVAPGDEQHRKSFDDTLESRPSLVKKHDENKESTVDPSSEKDDRRDKGVAVETNPNNLSRKSEQRGQGAMTSETSTALRKKRKHDFVQEVSEVFRSPGADVGNVKSKQGASDLTIAAAVGRIENSKDHQKPDDPKKDAAVSSAGGENIVPNGHQECRTSSIHRIEEQIEPLQNNDGKAVLSEKVEATSGAEEVRNTEEVVFTSKSFNVKKTVVPGKSSKKKRNSRADKDSVGGSLLTSGTEHLKGSPSGISLIDPHQAVIADHSSKKAKENENNVPPIVAQKVPEKKSLSTADLATDSGIDDVIKSVVESVQQVNEHQVNAEILGKKLRKKSKKKRSNAKDLIEFQTDVEDFDNERPAPSTDCQSSMKLNGKQRNGLRTPAGNSGTILPQESSFKAENAKGIAIRSEQKSLLATSGTIFKDDSVGSSDNKGGGQDSDSSTKTPSDNSASDGESNANVNSPLIAHADACNGESQQGMTELVTASAVGRMGNAKDHHLPNNLKEDIEVTGGGVEHVIINNREECRTNETRGVERERDLLLNNDRKAVTSETSEPSCSAKEDMNTKDVVLPHKSLYVNENVDPEKSSKKNRRYSKNEDLVGGAQPNTEEAVVVTSKSLDANETVDLRKSSRKKKKTRTTGDLVSRTPLASNAENVDDSVTDKDTGDEIRSVVESVKQISKNHVSSENLDEKSGKKSKKKRKSSEKRFPEYQEENENVGPRGSMPSTNVAKPTDLVETGSMNQLNGSNVEYDTYMNAVIVKGSQVSLHSLEDNNKDKPLQAVVDGDPANNSCAHEATSEVFVGKVPKAKGENKLKSKKNKNKLDTHSNGPSPDSQGSLKVNGKQLKTQAGNSGITLSHGSSLKDAYDKLPLHVKNKSPEKSGKNDARELPSKKSDKLNYIPEEVKKPAVVNASRTSSYSVKKGGSQAVSTSSLKHSKMITARTRRDNGGEPPADRHVALRKDSSNRVGHIVNSSEHKKSLLATSGGIFQDDTDSSSEGGGHDSDGSTRTPSDNSSTGYSVSDDEINSNQALRGRNEDSGKIIKPLV